A genomic window from Gemmatimonadaceae bacterium includes:
- a CDS encoding C39 family peptidase: MSDDSVLSAAGRDAFLRVVAEGSVERIRLSQLTLVPVVHELTGYDEVLSIWLESNVERAIGGRFELRMHTRAKISSLVAPWSTATTMRANSEDDASGCRLITEAGTCGNTQWTISPFAPGDPFGDFQSQEGTGISEEITISFSDTVSTATVTVEDPSLAGNQVVAYLGEVEVSRQDFAFSGQGGVNLPDTKTVAGPFDRIVLVPAPLDYVAYSVSIGTPPAEDRCEATVTPYTQGNPLWGSLTYDNTNSTIARKGCALTSLAMALTAAGYAVQPDSLNTFMIANEGYSGSAVYWQSTVPSFSGGSLRWVSLGQTNPRTQLAASVCAGYPVVVRVPSLATSGGFHFVVVTGAPRNATETTSLSEFTIADPAPSLSDGTLEPYGSFQLRGYAVSSAPPTSTLASPAIVASAQPRLILTVVGGTLRVTDPQGRSIGQTTRGGAITNEIPGGLVDDDEAPASQGNEFEVAEAQVSVISIPEPIGGTYRLVFTATSSLATASVRAAIEQADGSFLNSASSLSAVAGTAYSFEVPFDPSSGSAPAVAPSTLAPWSANTYYAAGARVSFNNKDYQARQAHTSLANWQPPNVYALWARINAGEMWAPQVIYPTGAEVLYLGIRYRAIQGHQSLPGWIPPAVPALWTVVN, translated from the coding sequence GTGTCTGACGACAGCGTGCTCTCAGCTGCAGGCCGGGACGCATTCTTGCGAGTTGTAGCGGAAGGAAGCGTTGAGAGAATCAGGCTGAGCCAGTTGACCCTCGTGCCTGTAGTACATGAGTTGACAGGGTACGACGAGGTTCTCAGCATTTGGCTCGAATCCAATGTTGAGCGTGCTATCGGTGGACGCTTCGAGCTGCGAATGCACACTAGGGCGAAGATTTCGTCCCTGGTCGCCCCGTGGTCGACAGCAACAACGATGCGTGCCAACAGTGAAGATGATGCGTCCGGTTGCAGGCTGATTACAGAAGCCGGTACCTGTGGCAACACACAGTGGACTATCAGCCCCTTCGCGCCCGGCGATCCATTCGGTGACTTTCAGAGTCAGGAAGGCACGGGAATCTCGGAAGAAATCACGATTTCCTTTTCCGACACAGTCTCAACAGCCACGGTGACTGTTGAAGATCCATCGTTGGCTGGCAACCAAGTCGTCGCCTATCTCGGAGAAGTGGAAGTCTCTCGTCAAGACTTTGCCTTCTCTGGTCAGGGAGGAGTGAATCTGCCCGATACGAAGACCGTGGCCGGCCCGTTCGACCGAATCGTCTTGGTGCCGGCACCCCTCGACTACGTGGCGTACTCAGTGTCCATCGGGACTCCGCCCGCCGAAGATCGATGCGAGGCCACTGTGACTCCATACACGCAGGGCAATCCGCTTTGGGGAAGCCTCACGTACGACAACACAAATTCAACAATTGCGCGGAAAGGGTGCGCCCTTACGTCTCTAGCGATGGCATTGACGGCAGCGGGCTACGCAGTGCAGCCTGACTCCTTGAACACCTTCATGATAGCGAACGAAGGCTATAGCGGTTCAGCAGTGTACTGGCAGTCAACAGTCCCGTCCTTCTCTGGCGGCAGTTTGCGATGGGTCAGTTTGGGACAAACCAATCCGCGAACGCAGCTTGCAGCGTCCGTCTGCGCTGGCTACCCAGTTGTCGTGCGAGTGCCATCGCTCGCAACAAGTGGCGGGTTTCACTTCGTCGTGGTCACGGGGGCTCCTCGGAATGCAACAGAAACCACATCGCTCAGCGAGTTCACAATCGCTGATCCTGCACCGAGCCTAAGCGACGGTACTCTCGAACCCTACGGGTCGTTTCAGCTGCGCGGCTACGCTGTTTCGAGCGCACCACCAACTTCCACTTTGGCTTCGCCAGCCATCGTCGCGTCTGCGCAGCCGCGATTAATTCTCACTGTGGTTGGAGGGACGCTGAGAGTAACGGATCCCCAGGGTCGTTCAATTGGCCAGACCACGCGAGGTGGCGCCATTACTAACGAAATCCCGGGCGGCTTGGTTGATGACGATGAAGCTCCAGCATCGCAAGGTAACGAGTTCGAAGTCGCGGAGGCGCAAGTGTCCGTGATTTCGATTCCCGAGCCGATTGGCGGGACCTATCGCCTAGTATTCACAGCAACCTCCAGTTTGGCGACCGCTTCGGTTCGAGCGGCAATCGAGCAAGCAGATGGCTCCTTCCTTAACAGCGCATCCTCGCTGTCTGCTGTCGCGGGCACGGCTTACAGTTTTGAAGTGCCGTTCGATCCTTCTTCAGGAAGCGCTCCTGCTGTAGCTCCGTCGACTCTCGCTCCTTGGTCTGCGAACACCTACTACGCGGCAGGCGCTCGAGTCTCGTTTAACAACAAGGACTACCAAGCGCGGCAAGCACACACTTCTCTCGCAAATTGGCAACCGCCCAATGTGTACGCCCTGTGGGCACGAATCAACGCCGGAGAAATGTGGGCGCCTCAGGTAATCTATCCGACGGGGGCGGAGGTGCTCTACCTTGGAATCCGCTATCGTGCAATTCAAGGGCATCAGTCTCTGCCGGGGTGGATTCCTCCGGCTGTTCCAGCGCTATGGACCGTGGTGAACTAG
- a CDS encoding NUDIX hydrolase yields the protein MRIVAPFVLLAGSLLVGCREDGKATTVAHEAHADVPRAADDALSAQPASPASTDIRQLVLTAVGGVLLVTDAQGRRIGQRAPGDATLIEIPGGIIDGDEAPEADEDEAQVFVITIPAADSGTYNIALTATSTRSDAAVRAGSEQANGTFLTSTQVISVASGRVYHFSVAFDPRTKAAPVIAGKQSP from the coding sequence ATGCGTATCGTCGCTCCCTTTGTTCTGCTCGCAGGATCGCTCCTCGTCGGATGCCGCGAGGATGGCAAAGCCACAACAGTGGCTCACGAAGCGCATGCTGATGTACCGCGCGCGGCAGACGACGCACTCTCCGCCCAACCTGCCTCGCCCGCTAGCACGGACATCCGCCAACTAGTTCTGACCGCAGTTGGTGGGGTGTTGCTCGTCACGGATGCGCAGGGCCGACGAATAGGACAACGCGCACCTGGTGATGCGACACTGATCGAGATTCCGGGTGGGATCATCGATGGAGACGAGGCTCCGGAGGCAGATGAGGACGAGGCGCAGGTGTTTGTCATCACCATACCCGCGGCTGACAGCGGAACATACAACATTGCACTGACGGCAACATCGACAAGATCTGATGCCGCGGTCCGTGCTGGAAGTGAGCAAGCAAACGGAACGTTCTTGACTTCGACTCAGGTGATTTCCGTGGCTTCCGGCCGTGTCTACCACTTCAGCGTTGCTTTCGACCCTAGAACCAAAGCCGCGCCAGTTATCGCAGGGAAGCAGTCGCCCTGA
- a CDS encoding IS110 family transposase, whose product MIGIDLHKRESQLCILDGQGGVTERRIVTSRDRFTAVLGARPPARILVEASTESEWVACHLEALGHEVVVADPNFAPMYATRSRRVKTDKRDARTLADALRLGAYRPAHRVSAARRHVRAELAVREALVRTRTRCIALAKALVRRDGLRVPNSTAAWFVERLTALPLSPVLAAELAPLIAVLAPLNVQIAAADARIAALGRTDPIVALLQTAPAVGPVTSSGIVAIADDIGRFPSAHQFEAFLGLVPGERSSGEKRRLGHITKAGNRRARYLLVEAAWRILRSKSSDTAVLRAWAQRILHRRGTKIAAVALARRLAGILYAMWRDQRAYDAGHLRTPQPVPASAA is encoded by the coding sequence ATGATAGGCATCGATCTCCACAAGCGCGAGAGCCAGCTCTGCATCCTCGACGGGCAGGGCGGCGTCACCGAACGACGCATCGTCACGAGCCGTGACCGCTTCACCGCGGTGCTGGGCGCGCGTCCGCCCGCGCGGATCCTCGTCGAGGCGTCGACCGAGAGCGAGTGGGTCGCGTGTCACCTGGAGGCGCTGGGCCACGAGGTGGTCGTCGCCGACCCGAACTTCGCGCCGATGTACGCCACGCGCAGCCGGCGGGTGAAGACGGACAAGCGCGATGCGCGGACCCTGGCTGACGCGCTCCGGCTCGGCGCCTATCGTCCGGCGCACCGCGTCTCGGCGGCGCGGCGGCATGTGCGCGCCGAGTTGGCGGTGCGCGAGGCCTTGGTCCGCACACGCACGCGATGCATCGCGCTCGCCAAGGCCCTCGTGCGCCGCGACGGCCTGCGCGTGCCGAACAGCACGGCCGCGTGGTTTGTCGAACGACTCACCGCGCTCCCGCTCTCGCCGGTGCTGGCGGCCGAGCTGGCGCCCTTGATCGCGGTGCTCGCCCCGCTGAACGTGCAGATCGCGGCCGCCGACGCGCGCATCGCGGCGCTCGGGCGGACGGACCCGATCGTCGCGCTGCTGCAGACGGCCCCCGCCGTCGGGCCGGTGACGTCCAGCGGCATCGTCGCGATCGCGGATGACATCGGCCGGTTCCCGTCGGCGCACCAGTTCGAGGCCTTCCTCGGGTTGGTGCCCGGGGAGCGGAGCTCGGGCGAGAAGCGGCGACTCGGCCACATCACGAAGGCGGGCAACCGGCGCGCGCGCTATCTCCTGGTCGAGGCGGCGTGGCGCATCCTCCGCTCCAAGTCAAGCGACACCGCGGTGTTGCGGGCGTGGGCGCAGCGCATCCTGCATCGCCGCGGCACGAAGATCGCGGCGGTCGCGCTGGCGCGGCGGCTCGCGGGCATCCTCTATGCGATGTGGCGGGACCAGCGGGCGTACGACGCGGGCCACCTGCGGACGCCGCAGCCCGTGCCGGCGTCCGCCGCATGA
- a CDS encoding IS30 family transposase gives MFIPSPHGYTWQQRAELWARYRAGDSVREIARDLAKDPGALHGVIRLQGGIAPRLRARSALALSLEERELISRALAAGHSYRAIGRTLGRAASTISREVARHGGRTAYRAVRADDVAWQSARRPKACRLASRPRLRYLIAAKLKRNWSPEQISGWLRTTYPATPELHVSHETIYRSLYVQARGVLKKELMKHLRTRRVARRARASTRKGQGRGRIVDAIPISARPAEVEDRAVPGHWEGDLLAGGGNTHIATLVERTSRFTILIKVASKEPASVVPALIRQIRRLPTHVTRSLTWDRGTELAHHKRFTIATGVQVYFCDPSSPWQRGSNENTNGLLRQYFRTGASLANVTQRDLNRVADQLNGRPRKTLQFQTPAAVFDAAVALIA, from the coding sequence ATGTTCATCCCTAGCCCACACGGCTACACCTGGCAGCAGCGCGCAGAATTGTGGGCGCGCTACCGTGCCGGTGACTCGGTCCGCGAGATTGCCCGCGACCTCGCGAAGGATCCCGGCGCGCTCCACGGCGTGATTCGCCTGCAGGGCGGCATCGCGCCGCGCTTGCGTGCGCGATCCGCGTTGGCCCTCTCGCTCGAGGAGCGCGAACTCATCTCGCGCGCACTGGCCGCGGGGCACTCCTATCGCGCGATCGGTCGCACGCTCGGCCGCGCCGCCTCGACCATCAGTCGTGAAGTGGCGCGACACGGCGGGCGCACCGCGTATCGCGCCGTGCGGGCCGACGACGTCGCATGGCAATCCGCGCGTCGGCCGAAGGCGTGCCGACTGGCGTCACGCCCGCGGCTCCGGTATCTCATTGCAGCGAAGCTGAAGCGCAACTGGTCCCCCGAGCAGATCAGCGGATGGTTGCGCACGACGTACCCTGCTACGCCGGAACTCCACGTGTCGCACGAGACGATCTATCGCTCGCTGTATGTCCAAGCGCGCGGGGTCTTGAAGAAGGAGCTGATGAAGCACCTGCGCACGCGACGCGTGGCACGGCGCGCGCGCGCGTCCACGCGCAAAGGCCAAGGGCGCGGCCGCATCGTCGATGCGATCCCGATCAGCGCGCGCCCCGCGGAGGTGGAGGACCGGGCCGTGCCGGGCCACTGGGAAGGTGACTTGCTCGCGGGCGGCGGGAACACGCATATCGCGACGCTCGTCGAACGCACGTCGCGCTTCACCATCCTCATCAAGGTCGCGAGCAAGGAACCGGCGAGCGTCGTGCCCGCACTCATCCGCCAGATTCGCCGACTCCCGACGCACGTGACGCGCTCGCTCACGTGGGACCGCGGCACCGAGCTCGCCCACCACAAGCGCTTCACCATCGCGACCGGCGTGCAAGTCTACTTCTGTGATCCCTCGAGTCCGTGGCAGCGCGGCAGCAACGAGAACACGAACGGCCTCCTCCGCCAATACTTCCGCACCGGCGCGAGCCTCGCCAACGTTACGCAGCGCGACTTGAATCGCGTCGCCGACCAGCTCAACGGACGCCCGCGCAAGACGCTCCAGTTCCAAACCCCCGCGGCCGTCTTCGACGCCGCTGTTGCATTGATTGCTTGA